From the genome of Impatiens glandulifera chromosome 9, dImpGla2.1, whole genome shotgun sequence, one region includes:
- the LOC124915997 gene encoding uncharacterized protein LOC124915997, which produces MKTRQHARSISLPTRTNPLLAQFDENLSSLRGDEATSNSLSSLGDRLGKLQDLYVSVDDLIQMSHIQQLVQESNKKQADGVLDTYIRILDACTATKDIFSQAKHDVQELLSSIRRKKDTTDAHGNYLASRKKAKRPIQKALKDLKIVKISEGVDQVETIRLFNKVQSATISVLESSLCYVMGTKTHSSLVSKLMRSKSKDASKNEFDQMDQALDAQQLGEMELKIQDIEEGLDCLFKHLIKTRVLLLNLISY; this is translated from the coding sequence ATGAAAACTCGCCAGCATGCTCGTTCCATCAGCTTGCCAACAAGAACAAACCCGCTCCTTGCTCAGTTCGATGAAAACCTGAGCAGTCTAAGGGGAGATGAGGCCACATCTAACTCGCTGTCTTCCCTTGGAGATAGGCTGGGTAAACTACAAGATCTATATGTTTCCGTTGATGACTTGATTCAGATGTCTCACATTCAACAATTGGTCCAAGAATCCAACAAGAAACAAGCTGACGGTGTATTGGATACATATATAAGGATCTTGGATGCCTGCACAGCCACCAAGGACATTTTCTCACAGGCAAAGCACGATGTGCAAGAGCTTCTTTCGTCAATCCGTAGAAAGAAAGACACAACTGATGCACATGGAAATTATTTGGCCTCAAGAAAGAAGGCCAAAAGGCCAATTCAAAAGGCTCTAAAGGATCTCAAGATTGTCAAGATCTCTGAAGGAGTAGATCAAGTAGAAACTATTCGTTTATTCAACAAAGTCCAATCTGCCACAATTTCCGTGCTTGAATCATCCTTGTGTTATGTTATGGGGACAAAGACACACTCGAGCTTGGTATCAAAGCTAATGCGCAGCAAATCAAAGGACGCAAGCAAAAATGAATTCGATCAAATGGATCAAGCTTTGGATGCGCAACAGTTGGGAGAGATGGAATTGAAAATACAAGATATTGAAGAAGGACTAGATTGCTTGTTCAAACACTTGATCAAGACTAGAGTTTTGCTCTTGAACCTGATTAGCTACTAG
- the LOC124915998 gene encoding uncharacterized protein LOC124915998 gives MKTRQHARSISLPTRTNPLLAQLDENLSSLRGAEATSNSLSSLGDRLGNLQDLYVSVDDLIQMSHIQQLVQESNKKQADGVLDTYIRILDACTATKDIFSQAKHDVQELLSSIRRKKDTTDAHGNYLASRKKAKRPIQKALKDIKIVKISEGVDQVETIRLFNKVQSATISVLESSLCYVMGTKTHSSLVSKLMRSKSKDASKNEFDQALDAQQLGEMELKIQDIEEGLDCLFKHLIKTRVLLLNLLSY, from the coding sequence ATGAAAACTCGCCAGCATGCTCGTTCCATCAGCTTGCCAACAAGAACAAACCCGCTCCTTGCTCAGTTAGATGAAAACCTGAGCAGTCTAAGGGGAGCTGAGGCCACATCTAACTCGCTGTCTTCCCTTGGAGATAGGCTGGGTAACCTACAAGATCTATATGTTTCCGTTGATGACTTGATCCAGATGTCTCACATTCAACAATTGGTCCAAGAATCCAACAAGAAACAAGCTGACGGTGTGTTGGATACATATATAAGGATCTTGGATGCCTGCACAGCCACCAAGGACATTTTCTCACAGGCAAAGCACGATGTGCAAGAGCTTCTTTCGTCAATCCGTAGAAAGAAAGACACAACTGATGCACATGGAAATTATTTGGCCTCAAGAAAGAAGGCCAAAAGGCCAATTCAAAAGGCTCTAAAAGATATCAAGATTGTCAAGATCTCTGAAGGAGTAGATCAAGTAGAAACTATTCGTTTATTCAACAAAGTCCAATCTGCCACAATTTCCGTGCTTGAATCATCCTTGTGTTATGTTATGGGGACAAAGACACACTCGAGCTTGGTATCAAAGCTAATGCGCAGCAAATCAAAGGACGCAAGCAAAAATGAATTCGATCAAGCTTTGGATGCGCAACAGTTGGGAGAGATGGAATTGAAAATACAAGATATTGAAGAAGGACTAGATTGCCTGTTCAAACACTTGATCAAGACTAGAGTTTTGCTCTTGAACCTGCTTAGCTACTAG
- the LOC124915999 gene encoding uncharacterized protein LOC124915999 produces the protein MKTRQHARSISLPTRTNPLLAQFDENLSSLRGAEATSNSLSSLGDRLGNLQDLYVSVDDLIQMSHIQQLVQESNKKQADGVLDTYIRILDSCTTTKDIFSQAKHDVQELLSSIRRKKDTTDAHGNYLASRKKAKRPIQKALKDLKIVKISEGVDQVETIRLFNKVQSATISVLESSLCYVMGTKTHSSLVSKLMRSKSKDASKNEFDQMDQALDAQQLGEMELKIQDIEEGLDCLFKHLIKTRVLLLNLLSY, from the coding sequence ATGAAAACTCGCCAGCATGCTCGTTCCATCAGCTTGCCAACAAGAACAAACCCGCTCCTTGCTCAGTTCGATGAAAACCTGAGCAGTCTAAGGGGAGCTGAGGCCACATCTAACTCGCTGTCTTCCCTTGGAGATAGGCTGGGTAACCTACAGGATCTATATGTTTCCGTTGATGACTTGATCCAGATGTCTCACATTCAACAATTGGTTCAAGAATCCAACAAGAAACAAGCTGACGGTGTATTGGATACATATATAAGGATTTTGGATTCCTGCACAACCACCAAGGACATTTTCTCACAGGCAAAGCACGATGTGCAAGAGCTTCTTTCGTCAATCCGTCGAAAGAAAGACACAACTGATGCACATGGAAATTATTTGGCCTCAAGAAAGAAGGCTAAAAGGCCAATTCAAAAGGCTCTAAAGGATCTCAAGATTGTCAAGATCTCTGAAGGAGTAGATCAAGTAGAAACTATTCGTTTATTCAACAAAGTCCAATCTGCCACAATTTCCGTGCTTGAATCATCCTTGTGTTATGTTATGGGGACAAAGACACACTCGAGCTTGGTATCAAAGCTAATGCGCAGCAAATCAAAGGACGCAAGCAAAAATGAATTCGATCAAATGGATCAAGCTTTGGATGCGCAACAGTTGGGAGAGATGGAATTGAAAATACAAGATATTGAAGAAGGACTAGATTGCTTGTTCAAACACTTGATCAAGACTAGAGTTTTGCTCTTGAACCTGCTTAGCTACTAG
- the LOC124916000 gene encoding uncharacterized protein LOC124916000 has translation MKTRQHARSISLPTRTNPLLAQFDENLSSLRGAEATSNSLSSLGDRLGNLQDLYVSVDDLIQMSHIQQLVQESNKKQADGVLDTYIRILDACTATKDIFSQAKHDVQELLSSIRRKKDTTDAHGNYLASRKKAKRPIQKALKDLKIVKISEGVDQVETISLFNKVQSATISVLESSLCYVMGTKTHSSLVSKLMRSKSKDASKNEFDQMDQALDAQQLGEMELKIQDIEEGLDCLFKHLIKTRVLLLNLLSY, from the coding sequence ATGAAAACTCGCCAGCATGCTCGTTCCATCAGCTTGCCAACAAGAACAAACCCGCTCCTTGCTCAGTTCGATGAAAACCTGAGCAGTCTAAGGGGAGCTGAGGCCACATCTAACTCGCTGTCTTCCCTTGGAGATAGGCTGGGTAACCTACAAGATCTATATGTTTCCGTTGATGACTTGATCCAGATGTCTCACATTCAACAATTGGTTCAAGAATCCAACAAGAAACAAGCTGACGGTGTATTGGATACATATATAAGGATCTTGGATGCCTGCACAGCCACCAAGGACATTTTCTCACAGGCAAAGCACGATGTGCAAGAGCTTCTTTCGTCAATCCGTCGAAAGAAAGACACAACTGATGCACATGGAAATTATTTGGCCTCAAGAAAGAAGGCCAAAAGGCCAATTCAAAAGGCTCTAAAGGATCTCAAGATTGTCAAGATCTCTGAAGGAGTAGATCAAGTAGAAACTATTAGTTTATTCAACAAAGTCCAATCTGCCACAATTTCCGTGCTTGAATCATCCTTGTGTTATGTTATGGGGACAAAGACACACTCGAGCTTGGTATCAAAGCTAATGCGCAGCAAATCAAAGGACGCAAGCAAAAATGAATTCGATCAAATGGATCAAGCTTTGGATGCGCAACAGTTGGGAGAGATGGAATTGAAAATACAAGATATTGAAGAAGGACTAGATTGCTTGTTCAAACACTTAATCAAGACTAGAGTTTTGCTCTTGAACCTGCTTAGCTACTAG
- the LOC124916001 gene encoding uncharacterized protein LOC124916001 → MAPSSPFRMKTRQHTRSFSLTSRNHPVLTQFNEHLSRFGESEATSNSLSSLGHRLSGLEDLYVSVDDLIQITHIQQSLTSVQESNKKVTDDVLDTYIMILDACTATKEIFSQAKHDVQELLSSLRRRKDTTDASGMYLASGKMAKKAVLKALKGLKNVKISEGADQQEAIRFFNNVQSVTICVLESSLSYVMGTRAHSSLVSKIMHKKCKEASHNEFDQINEALGVQETESIQRQLGKMELRIQDIEEGLDNLFKHLIKTRVSLLNILSY, encoded by the coding sequence ATGGCACCATCTTCTCCCTTCAGAATGAAAACTCGCCAGCATACTCGCTCCTTCAGCTTGACATCAAGAAACCACCCTGTTCTTACTCAGTTCAATGAACACCTAAGCAGATTCGGGGAATCTGAGGCCACATCTAACTCGTTGTCTTCCCTTGGACATAGATTGAGTGGCCTTGAGGATCTGTATGTCTCTGTTGATGACTTGATCCAGATAACTCACATTCAACAATCATTGACATCGGTCCAAGAATCCAACAAGAAAGTAACTGATGATGTACTGGATACATATATCATGATCTTGGATGCATGCACCGCCACCAAGGAAATCTTTTCGCAAGCCAAGCACGATGTCCAAGAGCTTCTCTCATCTCTCCGAAGAAGGAAAGACACCACTGATGCATCTGGGATGTATTTGGCCTCCGGAAAGATGGCCAAAAAGGCAGTCCTAAAAGCCCTAAAGGGTCTGAAGAATGTCAAGATCTCTGAAGGAGCTGATCAACAAGAAGCTATTCGTTTCTTCAATAACGTCCAGTCTGTAACGATTTGTGTTCTTGAATCATCCTTGTCTTATGTTATGGGGACAAGAGCACACTCAAGCTTGGTCTCCAAGATAATGCATAAGAAATGCAAGGAAGCAAGCCATAATGAATTTGATCAGATCAATGAAGCTTTGGGTGTGCAAGAAACCGAGAGCATCCAGAGACAGCTCGGAAAGATGGAATTGAGAATTCAAGATATTGAAGAAGGGCTAGACAACCTGTTCAAACACTTGATCAAGACGAGAGTTTCTCTCCTCAACATTCTTAGCTATTAG